A part of Antechinus flavipes isolate AdamAnt ecotype Samford, QLD, Australia chromosome 6, AdamAnt_v2, whole genome shotgun sequence genomic DNA contains:
- the TLR2 gene encoding toll-like receptor 2, with translation MRHVRWTVWIMWTIIGLSEGGAPKQTSMSCDSAGICDGHSRSLGTIPSSLTETVKQLDLSFNQISYIKETDLQICVNLEVLLLQSNQIRAIDPNAFRSLENLKHLDLSNNSLLHLSPSWFNSLSSLRVLHLQDNPYPRLVQGLFSQLPSLRILKVGNNISFSELQKQDFEGMSMVEDLEIEADYLKKYEPGSLKFIHNISHLTLSIKRPILLLDIMIDLADCLQHLELRNIDLENFHFSLPSSVSNALIEKITFREAQFSDRSFIEILKMYSFVSELLEIVFEDCELSGVGDWEDEFLSEINDQGKLEAIIIRRLRIRNFFLFTDMRPVYPLLGGIKRITLTSSKVFLVPCDLSRNLKSLEYFDLSDSLMSENALENSACDGAWPTLHTLNLSQNKFTSLKTVGEILQTVETLTDLDISKNSFDSMPDRCQWPRKLKYLNISRTKTYMVTSCIPQTLEILDISNNQLSDFHLNLPHIKELYLSGNKLKTLPDAANFPNLVVMNISQNTMHSFSKAQLESFQTTESLAAGGNNFICSCEFLSFVHKEGVLLAQILTDWPESYLCDSPFQVRGQRVQDIQLSFSECYRVQLVSAICSSLFLFVLLAGVLCYRFHGIWYLKMMWAWLQAKRKPKKIIDQEICYDAFVSYSEGDSYWVENFMVQELENFDPPFRLCLHKRDFVPGKWIIDNIIDSIDKSHKTLFVLSESFVKSEWCKYELDFSHFRLFDENNDAAILILLEPIEKKAIPQRFCKLRKIMNTKTYLEWPRDEAQQEAFWFNLRAAIKS, from the coding sequence ATGAGACATGTCAGGTGGACAGTGTGGATCATGTGGACCATAATTGGTCTCTCAGAAGGAGGTGCTCCTAAGCAGACTTCTATGTCATGTGATTCTGCTGGTATCTGTGATGGCCATTCCAGGTCCTTGGGGACCATTCCTTCAAGTCTGACAGAGACTGTGAAACAGTTAGACCTGTCCTTCAATCAGATCTCATACATCAAAGAAACAGACCTTCAGATCTGTGTCAACCTAGAAGTTTTGCTGTTACAGTCCAACCAAATCCGTGCAATAGATCCAAATGCCTTTCGATCCCtggaaaatctgaaacatctGGACTTATCTAACAATAGTTTGCTCCACTTGTCACCCTCCTGgtttaattctctctcttccttgcgTGTTCTACACTTGCAGGACAATCCTTACCCACGGCTTGTGCAAGGTCTTTTTTCTCAGCTTCCCAGTTTGAGAATTCTCAAAGTGGGGAACAATATCAGCTTCTCTGAACTTCAGAAACAAGACTTTGAAGGGATGAGTATGGTGGAGGACCTTGAGATTGAAGCAGATTACTTGAAAAAATATGAGCCAGGAAGTTTGAAGTTTATTCACAATATAAGTCATCTGACTCTCAGCATCAAGAGGCCAATTTTACTACTTGATATCATGATTGACCTTGCAGATTGTTTGCAGCATTTGGAATTGAGAAATATTGATCTGGAAAACTTCCATTTTTCACTGCCTTCTAGTGTTTCCAATGCACTGATTGAGAAGATTACATTTAGAGAGGCACAATTCTCAGATAGAAGTTTTattgaaattcttaaaatgtaTTCCTTTGTTTCTGAATTGTTAGAAATTGTGTTTGAGGACTGTGAACTTAGTGGAGTTGGAGAttgggaagatgagtttttaAGTGAAATTAACGATCAGGGAAAACTTGAAGCAATCATCATACGGAGGCTACgaattagaaactttttcttatttactGACATGAGACCTGTGTATCCACTATTAGGAGGAATAAAGAGAATCACCCTCACAAGTAGCAAAGTTTTCCTTGTCCCTTGTGACCTCTCAAGAAATCTGAAATCCCTCGAGTATTTTGATCTCAGTGACAGTTTGATGAGTGAAAATGCTCTAGAAAATTCAGCTTGTGACGGAGCTTGGCCCACTCTGCACACGTTAAATTTAagtcaaaataaattcacatctCTGAAAACAGTGGGAGAAATCTTGCAGACTGTGGAAACTCTAACTGACCTTGATATTAGCAAAAATAGCTTTGATTCTATGCCTGACAGGTGTCAGTGGCCAAGGAAGTTGAAATATTTGAACATCTCCAGAACAAAAACCTATATGGTAACTTCCTGTATTCCCCAGACCCTGGAAATCTTAGACATCAGTAATAACCAGCTCAGTGATTTTCACTTAAATCTGCCCCATATTAAAGAGCTTTATCTTTCTGGAAATAAGCTAAAGACTCTACCAGATGCTGCTAATTTCCCCAACTTGGTGGTAATGAACATCAGTCAGAACACAATGCATTCTTTCTCTAAGGCACAACTTGAATCCTTTCAGACAACGGAAAGTTTGGCAGCTGGAGGCAACAACTTCATTTGTTCTTGTGAATTTCTGTCTTTTGTCcacaaagaaggagtcctgctgGCTCAAATCCTGACAGATTGGCCAGAGAGCTACCTTTGTGATTCTCCATTTCAGGTAAGGGGCCAACGAGTTCAGGACATTCAACTCTCCTTCTCTGAATGCTACCGAGTGCAGCTGGTGTCTGCGATCTGTTCTTCCCTCTTCCTGTTTGTCTTGCTGGCTGGGGTTCTGTGCTACCGGTTTCATGGCATCTGGTACCTAAAAATGATGTGGGCCTGGCTCCAGGCCAagagaaaacccaaaaaaattatagaccaggaGATTTGTTATGATGCTTTTGTTTCCTACAGTGAAGGAGACTCTTACTGGGTTGAGAACTTCATGGTCCAAGAACTGGAGAATTTTGACCCCCCTTTCCGATTGTGTCTCCACAAACGGGACTTTGTTCCTGGCAAGTGGATCATTGACAACATCATCGACTCCATTGACAAGAGTCACAAAACGCTTTTTGTGCTTTCGGAAAGCTTTGTCAAGAGTGAGTGGTGTAAATATGAGCTGGATTTCTCCCACTTTCGCCTCTTTGATGAGAATAATGACGCAGCTATTCTGATCCTCCTGGAGCCCATTGAAAAGAAGGCCATTCCCCAGAGGTTCTGCAAGCTTCGCAAGATCATGAACACCAAGACTTACTTGGAGTGGCCCAGGGATGAAGCTCAGCAAGAGGCATTTTGGTTCAATTTGAGAGCTGCTATAAAGTCATAG